In Pseudoduganella albidiflava, a single window of DNA contains:
- a CDS encoding DUF1294 domain-containing protein has translation MGRRRTPERTLLLLGLAGGWPGALLAQRLVRHKSSKAAFLAKHWWTVVLNVAIVVALSLLNSGAAGS, from the coding sequence CTGGGCCGGCGCCGCACGCCCGAGCGCACGCTGCTGCTGCTCGGGCTGGCCGGCGGCTGGCCCGGCGCCCTGCTGGCGCAGCGGCTGGTGCGGCACAAGTCGTCGAAGGCGGCGTTCCTGGCGAAGCACTGGTGGACCGTTGTGCTCAACGTCGCTATTGTCGTGGCGCTTTCGCTGCTGAACAGCGGCGCGGCGGGGAGTTAG
- a CDS encoding VOC family protein yields the protein MLANTEVMATIAVRDLAAARAFYGDVLGLQENPVGDAADGEVLSYLSGSSRLMVYRSEFAGTNQATAATWTVGDEIEEIVAALKAKGVAFVHYEMPGLRLEGDIHVGEQMKVAWLKDPDGNILSIAGT from the coding sequence ATGCTGGCAAATACCGAAGTGATGGCCACGATCGCGGTGCGCGATCTCGCGGCGGCGCGCGCATTCTACGGCGACGTGCTGGGATTGCAGGAAAACCCTGTCGGCGACGCGGCGGATGGCGAAGTGCTGTCTTATCTGAGCGGCAGTTCGCGGCTCATGGTGTACCGCTCGGAATTTGCCGGCACCAACCAGGCCACTGCGGCGACCTGGACAGTTGGGGACGAGATCGAGGAAATCGTCGCGGCGCTGAAGGCGAAAGGCGTGGCATTCGTGCATTACGAGATGCCCGGCTTGCGACTGGAGGGGGATATCCATGTCGGCGAACAGATGAAGGTCGCGTGGTTGAAAGACCCCGACGGTAATATCCTGAGTATCGCCGGCACCTGA
- the trpS gene encoding tryptophan--tRNA ligase, whose product MSQPETSATSTASSAETSTTPSPASATPAVILTGDRPTGPLHLGHYVGSLRSRVGYQHDYQQFIMLADSQALTDNMDDIDKVRRNVVEVALDYLAVGIDPAKSTILIQSQIPELAELTFYYLNMVTVARLERNPTVKAEIVLRGFERDIPAGFLTYPASQAADISAFKASIVPVGEDQIPMIEQTNEIVRRFNRIANRDILVECKALVPEIGRLPGIDGKAKMSKSLGNTINLGASADEITAAVKKVYTDPLHLRVQDPGHLEGNVAFIYLDAFDTDKAALEEMKAHYVRGGLGDSIVKKRLEAVLQEMLAPIRARREEFAKDKGQVMQMLKEGTARAREVAAKTADEVKAALGLNYF is encoded by the coding sequence ATGAGCCAGCCTGAAACCTCTGCAACGTCCACCGCATCTTCCGCCGAGACTTCGACCACGCCGTCTCCCGCTTCGGCCACGCCTGCCGTGATCCTCACCGGCGACCGCCCGACCGGCCCGCTGCACCTGGGCCACTACGTGGGCAGCCTGCGCAGCCGCGTCGGCTACCAGCACGACTACCAGCAGTTCATCATGCTGGCCGACTCGCAGGCGCTGACGGACAATATGGACGACATCGACAAGGTGCGCCGCAACGTCGTCGAAGTGGCGCTGGATTATCTGGCCGTGGGCATCGATCCCGCCAAGTCGACCATCCTGATCCAGTCGCAGATCCCGGAACTGGCCGAGCTGACGTTCTACTACCTGAACATGGTCACCGTGGCGCGCCTGGAGCGCAACCCCACGGTGAAGGCGGAAATCGTGCTGCGCGGCTTCGAGCGCGACATCCCCGCGGGTTTCCTCACCTACCCCGCCTCGCAGGCCGCAGACATTTCCGCGTTCAAGGCATCGATCGTGCCGGTCGGCGAAGACCAGATCCCGATGATCGAGCAGACCAACGAGATCGTGCGCCGCTTTAACCGGATCGCCAACCGCGACATCCTCGTCGAGTGCAAGGCGCTGGTGCCGGAAATCGGCCGCCTGCCGGGCATCGACGGCAAGGCGAAGATGAGCAAGTCGCTGGGCAACACGATCAACCTGGGCGCCTCGGCCGACGAGATCACCGCCGCCGTCAAGAAGGTCTACACCGATCCGCTGCACCTGCGCGTGCAGGACCCGGGCCACCTGGAAGGCAACGTGGCCTTCATCTACCTGGACGCGTTCGACACCGACAAGGCGGCGCTGGAAGAAATGAAGGCGCACTATGTGCGCGGCGGCCTGGGCGATTCGATCGTCAAGAAACGCCTGGAAGCCGTGCTGCAGGAAATGCTGGCGCCGATCCGCGCCCGCCGCGAAGAGTTCGCGAAAGACAAGGGCCAGGTCATGCAGATGCTCAAGGAAGGCACCGCGCGCGCCCGCGAGGTGGCGGCGAAGACCGCCGACGAAGTGAAGGCCGCGCTGGGCCTGAACTACTTCTGA
- a CDS encoding H-NS histone family protein: MTTYQEYQAKIAELQKQAELARRNEISEAKERIATIMREHNLTLADLGPAVKTAKPVKPRAPVPMKYRDDATGQTWTGRGRAPKWLDGRKKEDFLIKQ; encoded by the coding sequence ATGACGACTTACCAGGAATACCAGGCCAAGATCGCTGAATTGCAGAAGCAGGCTGAATTGGCCCGTCGGAACGAGATCTCCGAAGCGAAGGAGCGCATTGCCACGATCATGCGTGAACATAACCTGACGCTGGCCGACCTGGGCCCTGCCGTCAAGACGGCAAAGCCCGTCAAGCCGCGCGCACCGGTGCCGATGAAATACCGTGACGATGCAACCGGCCAGACCTGGACCGGCCGCGGCCGTGCACCGAAATGGCTGGATGGCCGCAAGAAGGAAGATTTCCTGATCAAGCAGTAA
- a CDS encoding erythromycin esterase family protein: protein MTDKKIIQALQGEARPLSAAEDFDYLLESIGDASIVLLGEATHGTREFYRLRAEISKRLIVEKGFDAIAVEADWPDALRVSRYVQHGGDDMTAEGALAGFQRFPQWMWRNHEIVDLVNWLRLHNAHVASSVRRVGFYGLDLYSLRQSMDAVIAYLDEEDPEAAERARQRYGCIDHMAEDPQQYGYATTFGMKPHCEQEVMRQLVELTRQASLHVRETGGQVPDELFYAQQNARVARNAETYYRSMFQSRDESWNVRDSHMAETLEALREHISQRTGRPGKIVVWAHNSHLGDARATEMGEHGQLNLGQLVRERYRPDDIFLLGFTTHTGTVTAATDWDGPAELKPVVASRPDSVERLMHETSIATGLPQFLLPIRGHDSMLARLPSRYLERAIGVIYRPDTERYSHYFHADAAKQFDALVHVDRSTALRPLERSALWKQDEVPETYPSGL from the coding sequence ATGACCGACAAGAAAATCATCCAAGCCTTGCAAGGCGAAGCGCGGCCCCTCTCGGCCGCGGAGGATTTCGACTACCTGCTCGAATCGATCGGCGACGCATCGATCGTGCTGCTCGGCGAGGCCACCCATGGCACGCGCGAGTTCTACCGCCTGCGCGCGGAAATCAGCAAGCGGCTGATCGTAGAAAAGGGCTTCGACGCCATCGCCGTCGAGGCGGACTGGCCGGACGCGCTGCGCGTGTCGCGCTATGTGCAGCACGGCGGCGACGACATGACCGCCGAGGGTGCGCTGGCCGGCTTCCAGCGCTTTCCCCAATGGATGTGGCGCAACCATGAAATCGTCGACCTGGTGAACTGGCTGCGCCTGCATAACGCGCACGTGGCCAGCAGCGTGCGGCGCGTCGGTTTCTACGGGCTCGATCTGTACAGCCTGCGCCAGTCGATGGACGCCGTGATCGCCTACCTGGACGAGGAAGACCCGGAAGCGGCCGAGCGCGCCCGCCAGCGCTATGGCTGCATCGACCACATGGCCGAAGACCCGCAGCAGTACGGCTATGCCACCACGTTCGGCATGAAGCCGCACTGCGAGCAGGAAGTGATGCGCCAGCTGGTCGAACTGACGCGCCAGGCCAGCCTGCACGTGCGGGAGACGGGCGGGCAGGTGCCGGACGAACTGTTCTACGCGCAGCAGAACGCGCGCGTGGCGCGCAACGCTGAAACCTATTACCGCTCGATGTTCCAGAGCCGCGACGAGTCGTGGAATGTGCGCGATTCGCACATGGCCGAAACGCTGGAAGCGCTGCGCGAGCATATCAGCCAGCGCACCGGGCGGCCGGGCAAGATCGTCGTGTGGGCACACAACTCGCACCTGGGCGATGCCCGCGCCACCGAGATGGGCGAGCACGGCCAGCTGAACCTGGGCCAGCTGGTGCGCGAACGCTACCGCCCCGACGACATCTTCCTGCTCGGCTTCACGACCCACACCGGCACGGTGACGGCGGCCACCGACTGGGATGGCCCGGCCGAACTGAAGCCCGTGGTCGCATCGCGCCCGGACAGCGTGGAGCGCCTGATGCATGAAACGTCGATCGCCACCGGCCTGCCGCAATTCCTGCTGCCGATCCGCGGCCATGACAGCATGCTGGCGCGCCTGCCGTCGCGCTACCTGGAACGGGCGATCGGCGTGATCTATCGCCCCGATACGGAGCGCTACAGCCATTACTTCCATGCCGACGCGGCCAAACAGTTCGACGCGCTGGTGCACGTCGACCGCAGCACCGCGCTGCGGCCGCTGGAGCGGTCGGCATTGTGGAAACAGGACGAGGTGCCGGAGACGTATCCGAGCGGGTTGTAG
- a CDS encoding LON peptidase substrate-binding domain-containing protein — MIPLFPLNTVLFPDGRLALQVFEVRYLDMIKRCIAGSEEFGVVALAEGEEVRKPGQHETLAPIGTLARIVDWTAPLPALMHITCLGTQRFRVLATEQLKHGLWMADIERLPDDMAVPVPAEQQDVANALGSLIRSLQQRGVTPAQMPMGPPYRLDESGWVANRWCELLDLELPQKQLLLAQDNPVLRIELVQDALADSGYMD, encoded by the coding sequence ATGATTCCATTATTTCCCCTTAACACGGTATTGTTTCCGGATGGCCGCCTTGCCCTGCAGGTGTTCGAGGTGCGCTATCTCGACATGATCAAGCGCTGTATCGCCGGATCGGAGGAATTCGGCGTGGTGGCGCTGGCCGAAGGGGAAGAGGTGCGCAAGCCGGGCCAGCATGAGACGCTGGCGCCGATCGGCACGCTGGCGCGCATCGTCGACTGGACGGCGCCATTGCCCGCGCTGATGCACATCACCTGCCTCGGCACGCAGCGCTTCCGCGTGCTGGCCACCGAACAGCTGAAGCATGGCTTGTGGATGGCCGACATCGAACGCTTGCCGGACGACATGGCCGTGCCCGTGCCGGCCGAGCAGCAGGATGTGGCCAACGCGCTGGGGTCGCTGATCCGTTCGCTGCAGCAGCGCGGCGTGACGCCGGCGCAGATGCCGATGGGGCCACCGTACCGGCTCGACGAGAGCGGCTGGGTGGCCAACCGGTGGTGCGAATTGCTCGATCTCGAGCTCCCGCAAAAACAGTTGCTGCTGGCCCAGGACAATCCCGTGCTGCGGATCGAACTGGTACAGGATGCGCTGGCCGACAGCGGCTACATGGACTGA
- a CDS encoding DMT family transporter, giving the protein MWIGVLCALLAGAMWGMVFIAPALLAAFSPLELALGRYMAYGAMAFALLLPKLSGLAHRLDRNDCAALLRHALAGNIVYYMLLATGVKLAGVAPTSLIIGLLPITVTLLGRHDHGAVPLARLALPLAVVAAGIACINVDVFTHAHAAGRPPWQTAAGLACAAGALLCWSWYTVDNARYLKANAHFSSAEWSALYGLSTGIIALAIALPAFLLHEGDVTGAAGAASGRDWGLFWTCNALLALGASVIGNQLWNIASRRVPVTLSGQLILFETLFALLYGFLYRQAWPRPLEVAAIVLLAVGVMWSVRLHAAEEAVTPP; this is encoded by the coding sequence ATGTGGATCGGTGTGCTGTGCGCCCTGCTGGCGGGCGCGATGTGGGGCATGGTGTTCATCGCGCCGGCGCTGCTGGCGGCGTTCTCGCCGCTGGAACTGGCCCTGGGCCGCTACATGGCATATGGCGCGATGGCGTTCGCGCTGCTGCTGCCCAAGCTTTCCGGGCTCGCGCACCGGCTCGACCGCAACGATTGCGCGGCGCTGCTGCGGCATGCGCTGGCCGGGAACATCGTCTACTACATGCTGCTGGCCACCGGCGTGAAGCTGGCCGGCGTGGCGCCCACTTCGCTGATCATCGGCCTGCTGCCGATCACCGTCACGCTGCTGGGGCGGCACGATCACGGCGCCGTGCCGCTGGCCCGGCTGGCCCTGCCGCTGGCCGTCGTGGCGGCCGGCATCGCCTGCATCAATGTCGATGTCTTCACCCATGCGCACGCTGCCGGGCGCCCGCCGTGGCAGACGGCTGCCGGACTGGCCTGCGCGGCCGGCGCCCTGCTGTGCTGGAGCTGGTATACCGTCGACAATGCACGCTACCTGAAGGCCAACGCGCATTTCAGCAGTGCCGAATGGTCGGCGCTGTACGGCCTGTCGACCGGCATCATCGCGCTTGCCATCGCCCTCCCGGCGTTCCTGCTGCATGAGGGCGACGTGACCGGCGCGGCCGGCGCCGCCAGCGGACGCGATTGGGGATTGTTCTGGACCTGTAATGCCTTGCTGGCGCTGGGCGCCTCGGTGATCGGCAACCAGCTGTGGAACATCGCCAGCCGGCGCGTGCCGGTCACGCTGTCCGGCCAGCTGATCCTGTTCGAGACGCTGTTCGCGCTGCTGTATGGATTCCTCTATCGGCAGGCCTGGCCGCGGCCACTGGAGGTGGCCGCGATCGTGCTGCTGGCGGTCGGCGTGATGTGGTCGGTGCGCCTGCACGCGGCCGAGGAAGCCGTCACGCCGCCGTAG
- a CDS encoding CocE/NonD family hydrolase, producing MQRRLVPGLFPLLSLITSGALAQTPPMTPDIGKAFMATVPEADYTKRTVMIPMRDGVKLYTVIVVPKGARQAPVLLTRTPYNAFGRAQRNKSPRMLATLPHGDDTLVHAGYIRVFQDVRGKHGSEGDYVMTRPLRGPLNGTKTDHATDAWDTIDWLVKNLPESNGKVGMLGSSYEGFTVLMALADPHPALKAAVPMSPMVDGWRGDDWFHNGAFRMPSLAFINAQTTVRGRAEALATGIHDDYEGHLRAGSAAGYARQFGLDKLPYTKKLFEHPAYDSYWQHQAVDRLLGARPLKVPTMTVTGQWDQEDSYGAFAVYAALEPKDKANDLNYLVVGPWRHSGVNYDGSSLGALAFTGDTALEFRRDVMQPFLDQHLKDGAPKADTPPVLSYQTGTNRWQRLQGWPLACATGCPAAAQAVYLQDGFRLSFTAPASGAPDAAGFDEYVADPAKPVPFVPRPVRMGDPEVWRPWLVSDQRFVADRPDVLAYVSEPLAAPLQLSGAPVVNLFASTSGSDADWVVKVIDVYPDEVPSQPGLGGYQLPVAMEIFRGRYRDSLEHPAAIVPGKPERYRFALPNVNHVIRPGHRLMVQIQSSWFPLYDRNPQRFVPNIFHARPGDYMKATQRIWHTPALPSAIELPVVPAGAATAR from the coding sequence ATGCAGCGCCGCCTTGTCCCTGGCTTGTTCCCGCTTTTGTCCCTGATCACGTCCGGCGCGCTGGCGCAGACACCGCCGATGACGCCCGACATCGGCAAGGCCTTCATGGCGACCGTGCCGGAGGCCGACTACACGAAGCGCACGGTGATGATCCCGATGCGCGACGGCGTCAAGCTGTACACCGTGATCGTCGTGCCGAAAGGGGCCCGCCAGGCGCCGGTGCTGCTGACCCGCACGCCGTACAACGCGTTCGGCCGCGCGCAGCGCAACAAGAGCCCGCGCATGCTGGCCACGCTGCCGCACGGCGATGACACGCTGGTCCATGCGGGCTACATCCGCGTGTTCCAGGACGTGCGCGGCAAGCATGGCTCGGAAGGCGACTACGTGATGACACGCCCGCTGCGCGGCCCGCTGAACGGCACGAAGACCGATCACGCCACCGACGCGTGGGACACCATCGACTGGCTGGTGAAGAACCTGCCGGAATCGAATGGCAAGGTGGGCATGCTGGGGTCGTCGTACGAAGGCTTCACGGTGCTGATGGCGCTGGCCGATCCGCACCCGGCGCTGAAGGCGGCCGTGCCGATGAGCCCCATGGTCGACGGCTGGCGCGGCGACGACTGGTTCCACAATGGCGCCTTCCGCATGCCGTCGCTGGCCTTCATCAACGCGCAGACCACCGTGCGCGGCCGCGCCGAAGCGTTGGCGACCGGCATCCACGACGACTACGAAGGCCACCTGCGCGCCGGCTCGGCCGCCGGCTACGCCCGCCAGTTCGGCCTCGACAAGCTGCCGTACACGAAAAAACTGTTCGAGCATCCGGCCTACGACAGCTACTGGCAGCACCAGGCGGTGGACCGGCTGCTCGGCGCGCGGCCGCTGAAGGTGCCGACCATGACGGTCACGGGCCAGTGGGACCAGGAAGACAGCTACGGCGCCTTTGCCGTCTACGCCGCGCTGGAGCCGAAGGACAAGGCCAATGACCTGAATTACCTGGTGGTCGGGCCGTGGCGGCACAGCGGCGTCAATTACGACGGCTCGTCGCTGGGCGCGCTGGCATTCACCGGCGACACCGCGCTGGAATTCCGGCGCGACGTGATGCAGCCGTTCCTGGACCAGCACCTGAAGGACGGCGCGCCGAAGGCGGACACGCCGCCGGTGCTGTCGTACCAGACGGGCACCAACCGCTGGCAGCGGTTGCAGGGCTGGCCGCTGGCCTGCGCCACCGGTTGTCCCGCCGCCGCGCAGGCGGTGTACCTGCAGGATGGCTTCCGGCTGTCGTTTACAGCGCCGGCGAGTGGCGCTCCCGATGCGGCCGGCTTCGACGAATACGTGGCCGATCCCGCGAAACCCGTACCGTTCGTGCCGCGGCCGGTGCGCATGGGCGATCCGGAAGTGTGGCGGCCCTGGCTGGTCAGCGACCAGCGCTTCGTGGCCGACCGGCCGGACGTGCTGGCCTATGTCTCCGAACCGCTGGCGGCGCCGCTGCAACTGTCCGGCGCACCCGTGGTAAACCTATTCGCCTCCACATCCGGCTCGGATGCCGACTGGGTCGTCAAGGTGATCGACGTCTATCCGGACGAAGTGCCGTCGCAGCCCGGCCTGGGCGGCTATCAGCTGCCGGTGGCGATGGAGATCTTCCGCGGCCGCTACCGCGACAGCCTGGAACACCCCGCCGCCATCGTGCCCGGCAAGCCGGAACGCTACCGCTTCGCGCTGCCGAACGTGAACCACGTGATCCGGCCCGGCCACCGGCTGATGGTGCAGATCCAGTCCAGCTGGTTCCCGCTGTACGACCGCAATCCGCAGCGCTTCGTGCCGAACATCTTCCATGCGCGGCCGGGCGACTACATGAAGGCCACGCAGCGCATCTGGCACACGCCGGCGCTGCCCAGCGCCATCGAGCTGCCGGTGGTGCCCGCGGGAGCCGCTACGGCGCGCTGA
- a CDS encoding YXWGXW repeat-containing protein, whose product MKKLLIAAMFAASLGSVAAPAMAATEIIVVRKAPPPPRHEAMPAARHGHVWTPGYWNWTGHRYAWVRGKYVKARAGYHWSAPSWQERDGRWQFARGEWQRGDRGRDNDRDGLPNRYDRDRDNDGVANRRDRDRDRDNDGVPNRHDDRPDNPRRY is encoded by the coding sequence ATGAAGAAACTGCTGATTGCCGCCATGTTCGCCGCCTCGCTGGGTTCGGTCGCCGCACCCGCCATGGCCGCCACGGAAATCATCGTCGTGCGCAAGGCGCCACCGCCGCCCCGCCATGAAGCGATGCCCGCGGCCCGGCACGGCCATGTGTGGACGCCTGGTTACTGGAACTGGACCGGCCACCGCTACGCGTGGGTGCGCGGCAAGTACGTGAAGGCGCGCGCCGGCTACCACTGGTCGGCACCGAGCTGGCAGGAACGCGATGGCCGCTGGCAGTTCGCGCGCGGCGAGTGGCAGCGCGGCGACCGCGGCCGGGACAACGATCGCGATGGCTTGCCGAACCGGTACGACCGTGACCGCGACAACGATGGCGTCGCCAACCGCCGCGACCGCGACCGCGACCGCGACAACGACGGCGTGCCGAACCGCCACGACGACCGGCCCGACAATCCGCGCCGCTACTGA
- a CDS encoding AraC family transcriptional regulator has translation MMVSERQARMVELMGVLAPDEGYTLCGLPGVKFMRANSVRPRGKALYEPCIVIVCQGHKRGYLGGEAFDYHAQQFLVLSVPLPFEGETVHATVAEPLLAISIPIDLQLAAELALAVDDAQTGVAPPAAPRGMMASKLDDALGDAVLRLLHALVSPVETRLLGPGILREILFRVLTGEQGGALRAGLAHQTQFAKIGKALRRIHADYHRQIDVATLAREAGMSQAAFHAGFKAVTMTSPIQYLKTTRLHKARLLMVQDGVTAATACGRVGYESTSQFSREFKRFFGRTPVEEAREMRSLLAQAPGSRPSPYVSAP, from the coding sequence ATGATGGTGTCGGAACGGCAGGCGCGGATGGTGGAACTGATGGGCGTGCTCGCGCCGGACGAGGGCTACACGCTGTGCGGCCTGCCGGGCGTGAAATTCATGCGCGCGAACTCGGTGCGCCCGCGCGGCAAGGCGCTGTACGAACCCTGCATCGTCATCGTCTGCCAGGGTCACAAGCGCGGCTACCTGGGCGGCGAAGCGTTCGACTACCACGCCCAGCAGTTCCTGGTGCTGTCGGTGCCGCTGCCGTTCGAGGGAGAAACGGTGCATGCCACCGTCGCCGAACCGCTGCTGGCGATCTCGATTCCGATCGACCTGCAGCTGGCGGCCGAACTGGCGCTGGCCGTCGACGACGCGCAAACGGGCGTCGCCCCGCCCGCCGCCCCGCGCGGCATGATGGCCTCGAAACTGGACGACGCGCTGGGCGACGCCGTGCTGCGCCTGCTGCACGCGCTGGTGTCACCGGTGGAAACGCGCCTCCTCGGTCCCGGCATCCTGCGCGAGATCCTGTTCCGCGTGCTGACCGGCGAACAGGGTGGCGCGCTGCGCGCCGGCCTGGCCCACCAGACGCAGTTCGCCAAGATCGGCAAGGCGCTGCGGCGGATCCACGCCGACTACCACCGGCAGATCGACGTGGCGACGCTGGCGCGCGAGGCGGGCATGAGCCAGGCCGCATTCCACGCCGGCTTCAAGGCGGTGACGATGACGTCGCCGATCCAGTACCTGAAGACCACGCGGCTGCACAAGGCGCGCCTGCTGATGGTGCAGGACGGTGTGACCGCGGCCACAGCCTGCGGGCGGGTCGGCTATGAAAGCACGTCGCAATTCTCGCGCGAGTTCAAGCGCTTCTTCGGCCGCACGCCGGTCGAGGAAGCGCGCGAAATGCGCAGCCTGCTGGCGCAGGCGCCGGGCAGCCGCCCTTCCCCCTACGTCAGCGCGCCGTAG
- a CDS encoding FMN-binding negative transcriptional regulator, translating into MYNPASFAEERLAVQHALIRAHPLATLVVAGSMELTADFVPFILYPDEGARGVLRAHVARANPLWRELEQGAECLLLFQGPQAYVSPGWYASKAETHKVVPTWNYTMVQVRGTARVTDDGAWLQRQMRDLTAGQEGAMARPWSLDDAPADFVAALTRAVVGIEIPIAHIAAKWKISQNRSAADRAGVADGLAERAPAMADLVRGLGGQ; encoded by the coding sequence GTGTACAACCCCGCCTCGTTTGCCGAAGAACGCCTCGCCGTCCAGCATGCGCTGATCCGCGCCCATCCGCTGGCCACGCTGGTCGTGGCCGGCAGCATGGAGCTGACCGCCGACTTCGTGCCGTTCATCCTGTATCCCGACGAAGGCGCCCGCGGCGTGCTCCGCGCCCACGTGGCGCGCGCCAATCCGCTGTGGCGCGAACTGGAGCAGGGCGCCGAATGCCTGCTGCTGTTCCAGGGCCCGCAGGCGTACGTGAGCCCGGGCTGGTATGCCAGCAAGGCCGAGACGCACAAGGTGGTACCCACCTGGAACTACACGATGGTGCAGGTACGCGGCACCGCGCGCGTGACGGATGACGGGGCGTGGCTGCAGCGCCAGATGCGCGACCTGACCGCCGGGCAGGAAGGCGCGATGGCGCGGCCATGGAGCCTCGACGATGCGCCGGCCGATTTCGTGGCCGCGCTGACGCGCGCCGTGGTCGGCATCGAGATCCCGATCGCGCACATCGCGGCGAAGTGGAAGATCAGCCAGAACCGCAGCGCCGCCGACCGGGCCGGCGTGGCGGACGGACTGGCCGAACGCGCCCCCGCCATGGCGGACCTGGTGCGCGGCCTCGGCGGGCAGTAG